TTGTTAACTGAATGTCTTTTTCGAATACACACGTTTCGGCGCTCTCTTGCCTTCACGCCGAGCGACCAAGGCGATTATTGCacagtgtacgtacacccgacTCAGCGGTCGCTGCCGACCACCAcaggcgcgagaagaagtcTTTTCGCGACTCGAGCACGCtcgcagaggaaagaaaagcCGCACACATGTGCTGGAGGCGATTTAGATTTCGTTcgggagaagaaaggagaagaaTGTATCTAAAAAGGAGGGGCGCAGATCGGCCTTTCGCAGCTTGGAGAGCGAAAGACCGAgcggacgacgagagagaggagagagtcAACGTGGAGGCATGCACCGCGACGATTTTTCGACTCGAATGCGGCGCGTAAACGACCTGCGCGAGTTTCTTTGGCCGTCTCTGCCGTGAAAACGCCTTCtgcttgcctctctctccctctctctcgatCCAGCAGAGAGATGCATCTGCGTCGCACAATCTTGGCAAAACTGAAGAAAAACCGAGGGAGCAAATCGAGGATTTCGCTCCTTTGTGGGATGTCTCTCGGGTCTTCTCGATGCTCGCTCTCGGTTCTTCCCGATTCTCCTCTTCCTAACTTGAACTCCGTTGTCgagcttcttttcttcttctcctctccacaGACCCGGCGCCTTGTTTTGTTTCCGCTTACTGTCCCTTTGCCTTCTCTACTGCGGCCGTTCCTCTTGCCGAGTCGCCCGCGGCCCCGCGAAGGATCTCTAGTGTATATACGCTTCTCTACCGTTGTTTCCGAGTCtccgtgtctcctctctttcgTTTCTTCTGTGCAAACACAAGCGTCACAACGTTTCCCGGCATCGTTTTCTTCTAACGCATCGTCTTCCGCCGTTTAACCGCGCGTGGGGCCTGTCTTGAAgtcctctccgcgcagcaggaCGTATACACCGCAGGATGTGCGGTATGAGTCCCTCCCCGTAAAGTCTCTACAGTCTGTCTCGTTGTCTCTGTGgtttctttctctgtctctgtcaaTCTGTATCTCAATCTCTCTCAGTCTGTACAGGTCAAAGGGCCCGACCCCATCGTTCAGCGGCGACTCGCTTTTGCGAGCCCGTCGCCTCCCACTCCCTCTTCCTCACtcacgcgcagaggcaggacTCGCTGGACGGCCGGGACGGAAGATTCGTTTGACTTGAACagagagcagcagcagaagtgTGAAGACGTCGATTTGCAACGAAAGTCCTTCGCTTTCCCCCACGCCTCTCTGGtcggtgtctctctctcgctcggcgcgtctcctcgttccCTCCAgtcttcgcggcctctcgcgtcgcctctaGCCCGGCTCTCTTCGGGTCTTTTCTTGCGTgtcgtgtctcctcgcctctttTCTTTCGTTTTCCGCCTCTTTCGTTTTCGTTCTGAGGATGGAcagcttcttctctcagCCTGTCCCTGCGCCGGGGGACAGTCAAGTCCTAggcagcgacggccgcgcgcctctcggctcCTTCCCCGCCGACCGCtcgcaggcagccgccgcggagttGTCGAAATTGGCGCCAGAGGACGCTGGGGCCCACGCCGGCGGGGCCTCGTTGGGCGCGTCgttggcggccgcgggcggcgaggcgagccgctTCGACAGAGACGCCTTCGGGCCCGTCTCTGGATCCCAACCGACCGCGTTCCCGGCCTTCGCGGGCCTCGGTGCGGGCGCCGTCGGGCCCCTCGCCTCCGAGCCCAGCATCGTCGTGAAGGAAgtctcgccgcagagagtGAAATTCATTCTAGAAAACTGCGACGTCTCGATCGCGAACGCACTGAGAAGAGTCATGGTGAGCAGTCCAACACCACACTCCAAGCCGCAGCGACAACTTGAGAGACGCAGCCGGATGGCGTAAGCACGAAAAAACTCGAGCGATGCGATCGGGGCGTTCAGGACTCGGCGatcggcggctgcctctACCGCCTCCTGTGGACTTTGCAAGATCctcttttttcctttttttttccgcttttctGCAGATCGCCGAGGTCCCAACCCTGGCTATTGACCTCGTGACAGTGTACGAGAATACCAGCGTCCTGCACGACGAATATCTCTCCCACAGGTCAGTTTTTTTCGTGTCTTCTTCCCCCTTTTCcggtcgccggcagccgtGAAGTCGTTTCTgtgctcgcgccgcgccctcgtttctcggctctcgccgcggaggacgcgcagacggagTCAGTCTGCGCGGGTTCGAGGGTATGTGTTTTATTTCTAGAAAAATGGAAAAATGTCCCGAAAGCTGTCGTGTTCCGTAGAAGAAGCTAAATATTGCTACGTACGGGTGTATGGTTTTCATGacgtttttcttttttctgcgtttctgcTTCTACTTGTCCACTCACCTtgcgcgcctctggcggTCTGCAGTGCGCAGCTTTTGCACGCTATCTGCTCGTGCCTGTTTTTTGCTCttatttttttttttcgtttttgtttttcgtCGAAGCGCAGGCTGGGGCTGCTCCCGATAGACAGCACGCGGGTGGCGGAGTTCGTCAACCGCGAGGTACGAAGGGACgccttttttccttttttttgaGCGTTTCCTGCCTCAGCCTCATCCCCCGCAGCctcgtttctcttctctccctttccTCTGATATGGGTTTCGCATGCTTTTCTCTGGAGTTTGGGGTTCCTGGTTCGGTCTCGTCGCTGGCCTGCGCGCTCGTCTTTcgggcggcctgcgccagttgtctctgcggctctcgaTGGGCGTGTGTCTGGCGCGCCGTCTGTTTGATATTTTGGAAATTTGGGGCAgtttttttcgatttttcCTCTGCAGGACTGCGACTGCGCAGATCACTGCCCGCGCTGTAGCGTGCAGTATGCTCTCGACGTGGTGTGCCAGAACGACTCGCTGCTGGTCACGCACCGAGACATCACAGCCGATCACGCGAGCCACGGcccggcgctcgcgggcggaggCTTCCTCGACCTGGGCTGCCCGATGCCAGTCCCTCTGCTGCGAGAAATGCAGCAAAAGGAACTCGTGAGGCGCCGCCTTTATATGTATTTATTTATATGTAATTCTGGACTTGCAGCTATGCAGGTGACCAGTTCTGTgcatctacatatatatatatatatatatatatacatatacatatacacgcatgtatatacacatgtgCACCTATATTTATTTACGTATATTTTGAGGTTTTTGGGAATCACCGAGGCCCGAGACTTGCAGAGGGGACTGGAGCGTGGCGGGGCGCCCctgctttctttctctctttttcagGACGGGATTCCCATCGTGAAGCTGAGGCGAAATCAGAGCGTCAACATGCGCATGACGGCGATCAAGGTGAGAAGCGAGCGCAAATTGTGTGTTGCGAAATTTCCTCTTTTAAAGGCGCAAGGCGCTGGTCTCGCCTTCGCAAGATTTGCTTTCCTTCACTGCATGCGTTACTCCTCTTCACACAGCCGGGGGCGCGTTCGTTGCTCAGTCACTCCGTTCACAATACACAGTGCTTTTATGATTCCAGGCTGGTTTGCCAAGTCAAAGTTCAGCCGGAAGGTTAACGTCTAAAATATGCAACAGATACTCTCGCGGGCTCGAATGCTGAAGATGACTGCGGTTACGACACACAGACAGCCAAGTTCTCTATGATCGGAGCAGCCCCACCCCAGTGGACTGCTGAAGACAGCCAAAAGTGTTGATTCTGTCGCTCCTCGACTCCGCTTTCGTTCCTTTTTTAGGGAATCGGGAAGCTGCATGCGAAGTGGTCGCCAGTCGCGACAGCCTCGTACAAGTTCGAACCGGAGATCGCTTTCCAAGAAgagctcctcgcccgcgccccggCGGAGGTCAAGAGGCAGATGTGAGGAcctcgcgagcgcctctggGGAACAGAGGCGGGGAAGGCAACTGAAAACGCACGCGatagcagagagagagaatgcGCAGCTGCCTTGCGCAAGGTTTCAGCGCCAACGAGTAGAGGCGATAggtcgcgcggccgtcgcagagaaggaaagagggagagagggacgGGGAGCGGGAGGGGTCGGGGAGGGTTCACGAAACGCTTTGCGAACAGGAAAAAAAGTGAAGAAGACGCAAAAAGAGATGCTTCTTGGCGGTCGAAACGGATGGatcagttttttttttttttttaacAGAGCGGCGTCGTGCCCGCGAGAGGTCTACTCTTTCACCGACGACACTGCCACAGGCGGTACGGCTTTTTCGGATTCTTTAGGCATTtgcctttttctttcttttttctctccgcgAACCCCACACTTCTGCTGCATTCGCTTCTGCTAttcgccgttttcttctgttAGTCGCCCGCTGGGACCTTCCGTGTCTGCCGCCTGGCCGTTCTCTCGCTTTTGTCTCTCTTTTTGTCCGCTCCGCAGACGCGTTTGTCTCTTTTATGTGAGGACGTCGCATTCTTTTTCATCGCTTGAATGGTTAGTCTGTGCGGAGTCTCTCCTGCTTTTTTTTGCAGGCAACGGCATTCTACGCGTCGAGAATAAAATGAACTGCATGTAAGGCCCCCGTGGATCAATCCATGTACACGCCCAAGCACGAAATTAAGAAAGAATCTCTCTATCTGATTAAGAGAGAATTTCTCTTTGACTCTCGAGACATACGCAAACAGACGAGTGTGTCTGTGCtgctgtcttctgcgcgttCTGTCGCGACACACGTGCGCACACGCCAGTGAACGCGCCGGTCGTTTTCTTATCGGGGGCACGATGCGCATCTGCGTAGACGCAGAAATCTTCTTCACCGCCTACCAGAGTTCCTCTGAGTGAATAACTGCGGCGCATCGCCAGCCACGCCGCGAAAAAAGTCTTCTCTTTATATTCATCTGCAcacgacgaggagaaagacTGCTTTGTTGAGTCATGAACGAACGAGCTCATGCTCGCATAGAGGAAACCGTAGCACCCTGTTGCacctatgtatctatctgtctgtgGCTTTATATGGCATATATATAACATATTCattatatttatatgtaccTCGGTGACTGCGTTCTATTCACGTGCGTGTGCACCTTTCGAACGCCATAAcgctgttttttcttttttcagctATTGCGACCAGTGCAAGATAAAAGCGCAAGATCTCGGCTACCGGAAGTTGGTTCGAGTCGAGCCGAACGAGCGGAAGTTCTATTTCACTGTCGAGGTGAGTGGAGTTtattctctcttctctgctcggATTCAGAGTTTCTGAGAGAACGGCTGCTCCCAGAACTCTCCATACGCCACCGCGAGTCAACCGATCCGCTGAGACGCACAGATGTACGTAGACATATGCGTATGTATACGTGTATGTGTAAATATATGTTTGCCTGCGTGCATATGTGTAGGCAGTGAGGTTGTGGATCTGTGCCTCGAGTGTGTATCTGTTGCTTCGgttgcgcggcgtctcttggCGCTTGTGGGGTGTGTGCGGCTCGCTTCTTTCGTTTTATCGCGGGCGAGATTCACCCGCGGCGTCGGTGCCTTCTTCGTTGCACGCAGTCCACGGGCGTGATGCCTGCCGAGCAAATCGTGGAGATGGCGTTTGACATTCTTCTGAACAAAGTCGCCTCGCtggagcgcctcgtcgcgcaggctAACGCGCGCACGACTGGCCatgtgcgcgccgccgcgccgggcgactcgaacggcgcagagcgcccaGCTGCAGGAGCGGGCGCGGTGCGTCTCGACTTGGACTAAAAGCGGAAAAGATGGAAAAAATCGCcagagtcgcgcgcgcggcgctgcggagggcgagccCTGGGCTGGCGCGCCAGCAGAAACGCCGCGAAACCGGCGTCAGCTCCTcggacgcgaggcagcagcgccggaggggcggggagggggggctgTCTGTgcgagacgagggagaggaggctgtggggagagcgaggaggggcgggggagaaccctaaaccctaatcCGAGAGAAAATGGGACTTTGGAGCTAGTGTCAGACTCCTGGAGAGCAACTGCGGAAGATCTCTTTTCTTGGCGCGTTGCTGGAGACTGTGGCGAccgaagacgcgaaggcgtggctcggctgcgagagaggcaTGACTGGCGCTTGTCGCCCGTATCTTTCGACTTGTTTTTGCCGTCTGCGTGTCACCCTCCCTCACTCGCATCGACCGGGGGCGAACTCGcagctctctccgcgtctaAAGCTGATTCTACCCACAAAGCACATTCCTTCAGTCAAGCCAGAACTGTCGCCCGTCACATATATAGTAATGTCGTATACTTATAccttcatatatatatatatatatatatatacatatacgcaTATGTACGTGTAGTCCACGTATATAGATCTGTAGATACGCAAACAGTTCTCGCAGTTTCGTTTTCTGCCCGTCGCGGTGGGGGCAGCAGAGGCCCGCttcgctgcgaaggcgcgcgcagagaggctggAGAGTTCGGGTGCAAAGACGCGCTCCTGGGCAGCGCCTCCAAATTCCGGTAGCACACACTTCCCCCAGCGTGTAGtagaggcgcgtcgcccgcctctctgcagtcGCAGAGGGCTCACGCCGCGCATCCGCATGCGTAGGATGATAAAAGCCGAAAGCGGcacgcgcgtgcgaggcgtcGACGGGGGTTGACACGACGCCTTCCATATGGGCATGCACACGATTCTGCGAACCGGGTTCACTCGACAGCTGCGGGGAAGCTTCAGTGCCTAGTCGTTTTGGCGTTTCCCCTGCTGTGTGCTGGACGACGTCCTCTGCGCATGGGGACAAGCCCTTTCTCGAGTTCGAACAGACGCAGGAGGATTCCGGTCTACAGCCTCTGCGGGTGCATGCGTTGCAGTCAAAAGGCAGACGCGTGCGCATTTTGCCGTTTGCCTCTTTTGGCCTCAAATTCCTGTCTTTCGTGGCTCGAGGATTGAGCGTACTGATGAAGGACAACAGGTTTGGGTTGTCTCAGCTCCCATTGTGTTCTTGACAAGCGTTCGCTTCTTGGGAAACATCttcgcgcgaagagcggctGCCTTGTCTTCCACTCCTCGATCTGCCTTCGCTTTCCTTTCCCTCCATCCCCCTGCTCCCCTCACCCTCGTTGCCACTCGGCGTGTGGATTTCTCTAGCTCCTCCGCCCTGTCTTCTGTCACTTTCTGTTGTCGCTCGCAGCAAACATGGAGAAAAAGTTCTCTgttgcctcgcctcgcgccaggggcctcaggcggcggcagccgcagccgttCACGGTTCCTGAAACCGACGCGcaaggaagcgaggcgacgtccgcgccctctcctgTCCATGCGATTCCAGAGAGAACCGGAAATGGCGTTTCGTGTCAaaccctgcgccgcggcgtgcccCTGCCTGCTCCCGGCTCAGACCCAACTATGAGCTGCCTGAGGAGAGCGTTTTTTGCGGCTGTCCTGTCGCTCTTTGCCTTCGTCGGATGGCAGGTAATCAGCCGAAAACGCCCATGGGCAGCCCTACTAGAAACGACTTGACCCTGATGACATGCTTGAGTGCGTCCTGCATTCAAGCGGTGCCCTGTGCCGAATCGTCTGGAAGTGGGATACATCCCTACATGAGGAATATAGCGACTAATCCAGAAGCGTATGGGGCTTTTTCCGTGCTGCATTTCGGTTCCTCAGCGCTGCGGTAGCGAGTAAATGAGGCTAGTTTCGTAGACATTCatcggccgccgccagcctctcCCTGCCGATGTACAGTTACAGCGGGCCTGCTTCTCTGCTGCCGTCTGCTGGGGGTGTCTCAGGTTTTCGTTGACCCTGAGCTGTCCTTTCACGAAAACCTTTGGGCATTCATCCACTTCGTTGACGACTTTGCGACGACTCCATGCTACTACGCTTTCAACCGAAGCGCCATGGCAATTGTTCGCAAGCGAGCTAACCGGTACGCAGCGGCGGTGTGACAGGTGTACGTACAACCGAGAGCGAGATCAAACATCCGGTACTGAGGATTTATGCGAGAAAGCGTGCGTCGGCGGGCGACctagagagaggagacgcgcgctgaCGCCCACTAAAGCACAGTATACCGGACATGCGCCTATAGAAGAGGGGAAAGAATTGCGGGACGCCCTCCGGACTGACTGACCCTCAGTAGCATGTGAAACGCGTTTAAGCTGATGCATACACACTTACCGATACGGTCTGTAGGATGTAGAAGAATGCGTGTAGGTGTATGACGCCGTCCGCGTCCACGTGTTTCACGGGACTAGAGGAGTATTGCCACAAATAGCCTTCCGCCTTGCTCCCACTGCATCCCACGagcgtcctctccgcgttactggcctgcatgcggcgtcACTCCGTTTTTCCAGCGCTAGCCGCGTTCTCAGCAGGTCCTGTCCCTCCTTGCTCTCAATCGGTGCCTTGAGACATGCGCTTGCTGGCAAATACATGCGCAGATGAAACTCGGGTGTCTGTGCGCCCTTCCTATTGACCGTGTTCGTTCCCTCGTAGAGTTatggcgacggcgctgaTGAAGGAAATGCAGCCGGTTGCCTTCAAGCACTCGTGGCGTCTcaagccgcgcagcctcgacgAGCGGTTTTTCATCCCTGCGTCACCATCAGACTactcgctcgcctctgtcgtcgcgcacagtctgcctctctcgcgcgcatcCGTCGCTTCTCCAGGGATTCCAGTGTCGATCTACGAGCACCCAGacctccttcttccgcctgtGGACCCTGCCTCATTCATTTACCCCGCACGAACGAGGGACCTGACgacccgcggcagcgcgggcgaagcgccggagagaagcggaggcgcagtTGAGAGCATTCGCTCCTTCGTAGGCCGCGTGCGAGACAGAGTCTCAGGGTACTTCGTGTCaacaggcggaggagacaagGAAGGGGGAACGCCTCCACATTCTCAGTCTTTGTCTCACGCAGCCGGTGACTCCTCGGGGAACGCCGACGGCTCGTCCTCGACAGACCCGCGGGGGATACATACAGCGCAGATGTATCGCCAGGCGAAACAGGGGGCTGCGGAAATTCCTGTCTCGCACACCCACGAAAGTCGACAGTACtggcgtctgctgcctccactgccgccttcgtccgctgagcgcggagccgaggaggccgggGCACTGCGCGGAACGACGCCTGTCAGCCTGGAAGAGGAATTGAAatcccgcgcgcgcgaggaaacgcagcgcatgcaggggTCGCTCGTGTTGCCTACTGTCAACATCACCGCGTATTTCCCTGCGCcccgcgcagacgccacagagctcgagcgagaggaacACTTCGCCGAGGCCCTGGagcttctgcgtctgttCACCTTCCGGCCCGTggcttctgccgccgcgccaatAACCCGCcaagcgagccgcgcgcggcgtgacGCTGGCGAGGAGAGATACAGAGCTCACCAAATCGGCGAAAGACAAGcgcagggggaggggagtccggggcggcgcgccgccagcgttggcggaggcgaagcgccgcagagaggcgacatGAAGCGCGCCCAAGACGCCGCAGTCGAAGACCCGAGTTCTCACCCCCCTGAGGAGAcgcttctcgcgcagctgcgagctGGGGCGGAGACAGTGAGAACTCCGCAAGACGCGCGGATCGCTGCGCTGGAAGATGTGATTCAAAGCCCTGAAGAAAAGGTCGACCCAGGACAGAAGAGGACTTGGAAAGAGAAAGTCAGGAGCGTAATAAGTGGCGAGAAAGCCCCAGGGGCGGACGGCCTGCTTTCCGAAGTCGTCGAAAAGCACACTGAGTTTGTGGCTGCCGAGCTGCTCAACTCGGCGGGCGCAGttcacgcgagagagagacggcgcgcaaCCGGAGAGCCAAGCGGcgctgagggcgacgcggaaacgGCGGACGTATCCTGCAGAAGACTCGAAGGGCTGTGGGCGCCCCTCTGCCGAACTCGGAATCGAACGCAGGGAGGGATGGCGGTGAGAGGCCACAGAGCCAGCAGAGAGCAAACGTAGAGAAGCGTCGGGGGGTGGGGGGCGCGAGGGGGCGGTCAGAGCTTTCGCGCCTGTCCCTGTGTAGGTCTGTCGGTTCGTTTGCCTGctagctgcagctgcttttCGTCTatgcctgcggcagcgggtAAGTGGGTCGTGTGTCGTCTTTTGAAACCTCtaggcgagcgagaagagacgcccCGCGCTTTTCTTCATCCACGGCGGTGGCCTGGTCATGAACGATCACCGCGGCTACGACAAGCTCCTCCGACGCCTCAGCAACCTGCTCGCACCCAGCGGCGCCCTCGTGTTTGCAATCGACTACAGGTCAGTCTCCAAGGGCGAcccaggagagagaggaaacgaaaagcgaaaaagcgTTCACGCAGAGAGGACCACACAGCTGCTCGCTCTATCTGCTGCGTTTCCCTGCTTCCGCCAGCTTCtcggcgcggctctgcgggcgACTTGCCTGAgccagccacgcgcgcctctgttGGGCTCTCGATGGCCTTCGTTTCCGTTCTGCGTCGGGGGGCGTTTGGCTGGCCTCCGTCTCCTGGGCGCCTGTGAGTCTTCTCAGAGGGTCTGCACGGCGAGAAGCAATTGAGAGGTGCTCCGAACTGCGAGCCTTCACAGT
The Besnoitia besnoiti strain Bb-Ger1 chromosome VIII, whole genome shotgun sequence genome window above contains:
- a CDS encoding DNA-directed RNA polymerase II RPB3 (encoded by transcript BESB_081480), with translation MDSFFSQPVPAPGDSQVLGSDGRAPLGSFPADRSQAAAAELSKLAPEDAGAHAGGASLGASLAAAGGEASRFDRDAFGPVSGSQPTAFPAFAGLGAGAVGPLASEPSIVVKEVSPQRVKFILENCDVSIANALRRVMIAEVPTLAIDLVTVYENTSVLHDEYLSHRLGLLPIDSTRVAEFVNREDCDCADHCPRCSVQYALDVVCQNDSLLVTHRDITADHASHGPALAGGGFLDLGCPMPVPLLREMQQKELDGIPIVKLRRNQSVNMRMTAIKGIGKLHAKWSPVATASYKFEPEIAFQEELLARAPAEVKRQIAASCPREVYSFTDDTATGGNGILRVENKMNCIYCDQCKIKAQDLGYRKLVRVEPNERKFYFTVESTGVMPAEQIVEMAFDILLNKVASLERLVAQANARTTGHVRAAAPGDSNGAERPAAGAGAVRLDLD
- a CDS encoding hypothetical protein (encoded by transcript BESB_081490); translated protein: MEKKFSVASPRARGLRRRQPQPFTVPETDAQGSEATSAPSPVHAIPERTGNGVSCQTLRRGVPLPAPGSDPTMSCLRRAFFAAVLSLFAFVGWQVFVDPELSFHENLWAFIHFVDDFATTPCYYAFNRSAMAIVRKRANRVMATALMKEMQPVAFKHSWRLKPRSLDERFFIPASPSDYSLASVVAHSLPLSRASVASPGIPVSIYEHPDLLLPPVDPASFIYPARTRDLTTRGSAGEAPERSGGAVESIRSFVGRVRDRVSGYFVSTGGGDKEGGTPPHSQSLSHAAGDSSGNADGSSSTDPRGIHTAQMYRQAKQGAAEIPVSHTHESRQYWRLLPPLPPSSAERGAEEAGALRGTTPVSLEEELKSRAREETQRMQGSLVLPTVNITAYFPAPRADATELEREEHFAEALELLRLFTFRPVASAAAPITRQASRARRDAGEERYRAHQIGERQAQGEGSPGRRAASVGGGEAPQRGDMKRAQDAAVEDPSSHPPEETLLAQLRAGAETVRTPQDARIAALEDVIQSPEEKVDPGQKRTWKEKVRSVISGEKAPGADGLLSEVVEKHTEFVAAELLNSAGAVHARERRRATGEPSGAEGDAETADVSCRRLEGLWAPLCRTRNRTQGGMAASEKRRPALFFIHGGGLVMNDHRGYDKLLRRLSNLLAPSGALVFAIDYRLAPEHKFPLALQDCLQAISFVAGNAEMFNVDLTRLAVLGDSGGGSLAAAAVGEALRRADEFPWISHVRALALVYPSLCRGCATRSQIVEGSLFYLKRDVWFSMLYSEEIGAPDDWRQRPFSTPADLLRRFPPTFLVLFTHDIMYDIGVLFHEKLRRQGVKTGLYVAPGFHGFFGSDRWSRFGVPSVEWTAERIMKSW